In Desulfosediminicola ganghwensis, a single window of DNA contains:
- a CDS encoding NERD domain-containing protein: protein MAQIVGYQQGKEQKVPLTQVALIVIVGFSLIGFMLVSDQKWQEHMVSLVCAVLVILVLVYFASNRKNPNWWKRYFKKADHARHLQGEKKIVEALSKLGDDYTILCGFTLELIHVSFLVLSPKGIFVIGKATLPGAIRVEQETLMAGDESLAKCTGNLWRVSHLVNLLIKKGYSTEIMPKPILVPTHSDSLQEALFDGISIVKPEGLALLVETLATEEIRPDLIHGFTAYLYQRYFK, encoded by the coding sequence ATGGCACAAATTGTCGGGTATCAACAGGGCAAGGAGCAGAAGGTTCCGCTCACCCAGGTAGCCCTGATAGTCATAGTTGGGTTTTCCCTCATCGGTTTCATGCTGGTGTCTGATCAGAAGTGGCAGGAGCATATGGTCTCTTTGGTATGCGCCGTACTGGTGATTCTGGTCCTGGTCTATTTCGCATCCAACAGGAAAAACCCAAACTGGTGGAAGCGGTATTTCAAGAAAGCCGACCACGCGCGTCACTTGCAGGGAGAAAAAAAGATTGTCGAGGCTCTCAGCAAACTGGGTGACGATTACACCATCCTCTGTGGCTTCACCCTGGAGTTGATCCATGTGAGTTTTTTGGTCCTGTCACCGAAAGGGATCTTTGTCATTGGCAAGGCTACGTTACCCGGAGCGATTCGGGTAGAGCAGGAGACTCTTATGGCCGGTGATGAATCCCTTGCCAAGTGTACCGGCAATTTGTGGCGAGTAAGTCATCTGGTGAATCTATTGATAAAGAAAGGTTATAGCACTGAAATCATGCCCAAGCCAATCCTGGTTCCAACCCATAGCGATTCATTGCAAGAGGCGCTGTTTGACGGCATATCCATCGTCAAGCCAGAAGGGTTGGCATTGCTGGTTGAAACACTCGCAACAGAGGAAATTCGACCAGACCTGATACACGGTTTCACGGCTTATCTGTATCAAAGGTATTTCAAATAA
- a CDS encoding iron-containing alcohol dehydrogenase, translating to MSNIKMFRTTERLVMGAGAINNIVQEIAALGGSKPMIVTDPGLVATGIIERLEELLSEGGLQCARFDKVEADPRYELVNEVVQLVQAEGVDCIIGIGGGSSLDIAKIVAVMVNNPGSVAEYFGIDLVKKPGLPMVLIPTTAGTGSEVTPIVILSDHQEKLKKGVVSSHLFPDCALLDAELTVGLPPAVTAATGMDALIHAMEAYTSINANSTTDMLAVKAMELIFDNIRTAYANGQDIEAREKMLEGSMLAGMAFANAGVTAVHAFAYPIGAEFHIPHGIANTIMLTPVMEFNLIGNIEKFAEIAKIFGEGEKGMSQRKLAELGVAAVKQLADDLNVPQNLTAYGVKDEDIPGLAEGVMKVTRLLANNPRTLQQEDAENIYRRVL from the coding sequence ATGTCAAATATAAAGATGTTTCGTACCACCGAGCGCCTGGTCATGGGAGCCGGTGCAATCAATAATATCGTTCAGGAAATAGCCGCTCTGGGGGGCAGCAAACCGATGATCGTCACTGATCCCGGCCTGGTGGCCACAGGCATCATCGAGCGCCTGGAGGAACTCCTGAGTGAAGGAGGGTTGCAATGTGCCAGATTCGACAAGGTCGAGGCTGATCCCCGTTATGAACTGGTCAATGAAGTCGTGCAGCTGGTACAGGCAGAAGGTGTTGACTGCATTATCGGTATCGGTGGCGGCTCTTCCCTGGATATCGCCAAAATCGTTGCGGTAATGGTCAACAACCCAGGCAGCGTGGCAGAATATTTCGGTATCGATCTGGTGAAAAAGCCTGGTCTGCCCATGGTGCTGATTCCGACCACTGCCGGCACCGGCAGCGAGGTTACCCCGATCGTCATTTTGTCCGATCATCAAGAAAAACTGAAGAAAGGAGTGGTCAGCTCACATCTCTTTCCTGATTGCGCGCTGCTCGATGCGGAGTTGACGGTCGGTCTGCCGCCTGCGGTGACCGCTGCCACCGGCATGGATGCGCTTATTCACGCCATGGAAGCCTATACCTCGATCAACGCCAACTCAACCACGGATATGCTGGCAGTCAAGGCGATGGAGCTGATTTTCGATAATATCAGGACAGCTTACGCCAACGGGCAGGACATCGAGGCGCGAGAGAAGATGCTCGAGGGCAGCATGCTTGCCGGCATGGCCTTTGCCAATGCCGGGGTGACCGCCGTTCATGCCTTTGCCTATCCGATAGGTGCAGAGTTCCATATTCCCCATGGTATCGCCAACACCATCATGCTGACACCGGTGATGGAGTTCAATCTCATAGGAAATATAGAGAAATTTGCTGAAATTGCGAAAATTTTCGGGGAAGGCGAAAAGGGCATGAGCCAGCGAAAGCTGGCAGAACTCGGAGTGGCTGCAGTCAAACAGCTGGCGGATGACCTCAATGTACCCCAAAACCTTACTGCGTATGGGGTGAAGGACGAGGATATACCGGGTTTGGCGGAAGGAGTGATGAAGGTTACACGCCTTTTAGCCAATAATCCGAGGACGCTTCAGCAGGAAGATGCTGAAAACATCTATCGGCGTGTTCTTTAG
- a CDS encoding aldehyde ferredoxin oxidoreductase family protein, translated as MYGFYNKLLKIDVTDNSFESIEITDELLREQMGGKGLASHLLMQLNPPGVDPLGPDNHLIFSVGPVAATRVWGSCRYGVFTKSPQTGFYAESYSGGTVAEYIAATGYDAIVFHGRSEELVWVEVSDDTVRFHSAEQLRGLDTYATEDRIKQWISANRPETPKCGVSVVGPAAENGVTFALIENDYWRSAGRTGAGAVLGAKNIKAIAFHGRQKAEVADPKLVAAFARELSERSKTDNGVKAYKKLGTPMMVDVLNEARAFPTRYWSKGQSEHRENINATALHERCEVRPNACRKCFMACGRLSTVKSGKHQGLTVEGPEYETIYAFGGLCEVDNIEDILYLNDLCDRLGMDTITAGNLVGLAIEAVLQGRIELDLSYGDTEAIARLLRDIAYRQGYGDVLADGIKVAAEQWDMVDQAIHVKGLEPAGYDPRVLKGMGLAYGTSARGACHLRATFYKPEITGMSDPEKIQGKSEMFVEWEDRLTFFDTLILCRFYRDMYQWQELATMVKGVTGLDLSEQAMVAISRRITDNTRLFNIREGLTVEDDRLPKRFAREVLPESGRVISEENMTILLGNYYKTRGWDEEGIPVPKG; from the coding sequence GTGTACGGATTCTATAATAAACTTTTGAAAATAGATGTTACTGATAACAGCTTTGAGTCAATTGAAATCACAGATGAACTGCTGCGTGAGCAAATGGGTGGCAAGGGTTTGGCCAGTCACCTGTTGATGCAGCTCAACCCCCCGGGGGTGGATCCTCTGGGGCCTGATAACCACCTTATTTTCTCTGTCGGGCCTGTGGCGGCGACACGGGTCTGGGGTTCCTGCCGGTACGGGGTGTTCACCAAATCCCCCCAGACCGGTTTCTATGCAGAGTCCTACTCCGGTGGAACCGTGGCCGAATACATCGCCGCGACCGGCTACGACGCCATTGTTTTCCATGGGCGCTCAGAAGAGCTGGTGTGGGTGGAAGTATCGGATGACACCGTGCGGTTCCATTCGGCGGAGCAGCTGCGTGGCCTGGACACCTATGCCACCGAGGACCGAATCAAACAGTGGATTTCCGCTAACAGACCGGAGACACCAAAATGCGGGGTGTCGGTGGTGGGTCCGGCCGCCGAGAACGGGGTGACGTTTGCCTTGATTGAAAACGACTACTGGCGATCTGCGGGACGAACCGGCGCCGGCGCCGTGCTGGGTGCCAAAAACATCAAGGCCATCGCTTTTCACGGCAGGCAGAAAGCCGAGGTGGCTGATCCTAAACTGGTGGCCGCATTTGCCCGGGAGTTGTCGGAAAGAAGCAAGACCGACAATGGGGTGAAGGCGTATAAAAAGCTCGGCACCCCAATGATGGTCGACGTGCTCAATGAGGCCCGGGCATTTCCGACCAGGTACTGGTCGAAAGGGCAGAGCGAACATCGGGAAAATATCAACGCCACCGCCTTGCATGAGCGGTGCGAGGTCAGACCCAATGCCTGCAGAAAATGTTTCATGGCCTGCGGGCGCCTGTCGACGGTCAAGAGCGGGAAACATCAAGGCCTGACCGTCGAAGGACCGGAGTACGAGACCATTTACGCCTTTGGTGGCCTCTGCGAAGTGGATAACATTGAGGATATCCTCTATCTCAACGACCTCTGCGACCGGTTGGGTATGGACACCATCACCGCAGGTAATTTGGTGGGGTTGGCCATTGAAGCCGTGCTTCAGGGTCGTATCGAGCTGGATCTGAGCTATGGAGATACCGAGGCAATTGCCCGACTCTTGCGGGACATTGCCTATCGGCAGGGCTATGGCGATGTGTTGGCCGATGGCATCAAGGTGGCTGCGGAGCAGTGGGACATGGTGGATCAAGCAATCCATGTCAAGGGACTGGAACCGGCCGGGTACGACCCGAGGGTTCTGAAAGGTATGGGGCTTGCCTACGGCACCTCCGCCCGTGGCGCCTGTCATCTGCGGGCGACCTTCTATAAACCGGAAATTACCGGAATGAGCGACCCCGAGAAAATTCAGGGCAAGTCTGAGATGTTCGTTGAATGGGAAGACCGGCTCACCTTTTTTGATACGCTGATTCTCTGTCGATTCTACCGCGACATGTACCAGTGGCAGGAGTTGGCCACCATGGTAAAAGGAGTAACCGGTCTTGATCTAAGTGAACAAGCCATGGTAGCTATTTCAAGACGTATCACTGATAACACCAGGTTGTTCAATATCCGTGAGGGATTGACCGTTGAGGATGATAGACTGCCCAAGCGGTTTGCCAGAGAGGTCTTGCCTGAATCTGGCCGGGTGATCTCTGAGGAAAATATGACCATTCTTCTGGGGAATTACTACAAAACCAGGGGCTGGGACGAGGAAGGTATACCGGTGCCTAAAGGTTAG